A genomic window from Gammaproteobacteria bacterium includes:
- a CDS encoding MerR family transcriptional regulator codes for MDFQQPSRLLSIGEFAAATQLSPKALRLYDEQGLLRPAAVETSNGYRYYRDDQIALGRLIRTLRDMELPLADVAAVVADSARAEALLYRFAQEGEQRFARQKRALQAALTLLRNNAPTEGPAISERKRSATMVAVWPFLGERRALLERFRGELTAGYAVLAQAGVAPAGEPFCVLIDPISDDEGRLEAAIPIMTPVTMPNGIATRQLPARDAAFIGVQFTDAATLDLTASLDTLFDWFDRRGYRAVEPPAVSFITNDHGSRAEITWAYEPVLVSSHLPR; via the coding sequence ATGGATTTTCAACAACCCTCGCGTCTCCTTTCCATTGGAGAATTCGCCGCGGCGACGCAGCTGTCGCCCAAAGCGTTGCGGCTGTACGACGAGCAAGGACTGCTGCGGCCGGCGGCGGTGGAGACGAGCAACGGCTATCGCTACTACCGCGACGATCAAATTGCGCTCGGGCGTTTGATTCGCACGCTGCGCGATATGGAGCTGCCGCTCGCGGACGTGGCGGCCGTTGTCGCCGACTCGGCGCGTGCCGAAGCGCTGTTGTATCGCTTCGCGCAGGAAGGCGAACAGCGGTTCGCGCGACAGAAGCGTGCGTTACAAGCAGCGCTGACATTGCTGCGCAATAACGCACCAACCGAGGGGCCGGCGATTAGCGAGCGCAAACGTTCAGCGACGATGGTGGCGGTGTGGCCGTTTCTGGGAGAGCGGCGCGCATTGCTTGAACGTTTTCGCGGAGAGCTAACTGCGGGTTACGCGGTGTTGGCTCAGGCCGGTGTGGCGCCCGCGGGCGAACCGTTTTGTGTGCTGATTGATCCCATATCGGACGACGAAGGTCGGCTCGAAGCAGCCATTCCTATTATGACGCCGGTGACCATGCCAAACGGTATCGCCACGCGGCAGTTGCCGGCGCGCGATGCCGCGTTTATCGGCGTTCAGTTCACCGACGCGGCCACGCTCGATCTCACCGCGTCGCTCGATACGTTGTTCGACTGGTTTGACCGTCGCGGTTACCGGGCGGTTGAGCCGCCGGCCGTCTCATTCATCACCAATGACCATGGTTCGCGGGCCGAGATTACTTGGGCCTACGAGCCGG